TATATCATTCTTCATAACAGGCGTTCATTAGGAAAATCAGAAAATGTGGTGAAAGAGATGCTGTAAATGCTTTTGAAGGATATACCGATATAACTagtaattgtttttatttttatttaatatgttctttttcatttgtttGCTAATCTATAAATGGAAATAAATTTGTCGACTATcttttatttgtattttttgtgtccatctttttaaaattatgtTACGTGTCCAATTACTTAATTATTATCTAGTCATGAGTTGAGAAAAGACATGACATGAATTTATAAGAGTGAGCACAAAATGGATAAATGAATGGTGATCAATAAATTTGCTTATGTCGATGAAGATGCTCAAAATGTGTACATTCTGAAAGATAATGGGTTGACTCAACCAAGAAGGGTCACTCACTAGCTAATTCAGATAGCCAAGAGCCCTAAGACCAGAGAAGACTGACCTCGACGCTCAGCATAACAGGCAATTATACTCTCTTTGTTTCTATTGAAGGGGTAGAACGACAGCCATCGATCGCCAACTCATTCATACTTATTTTCGCAAAAGAATTGACATGACAAAATTCTGAATTTTAAGTATGACGATCTAAGTTGAAGTCATGAATTCTTAATTATTGTGAATGAGTAATGTTAACACCTTTCCTGAATTGGGTAATTCCTGGTAGGATTCCCCTTATTTCGGCCGCCAGACCGGCCAGAGTTAGCCCAGCATAGCATGACAGATTACGTCACCTCTAGCTCAAACGTCATCGCCGGCGCTGCCAAAGTAGCtcacaaaacaataaaaacatatTGTTCGAGCATTCTCTAATATCGAGAAATGGAAGCAACACTTCCCCCAATGCGCATATAAAAGCAGCCAACAGAAACTTCCTAAAAAAGGTAACGTATTCTAAGTCCTTAACGTACGAACTTAAATCCCGCTCTGGATCTAACTTAAGCTTCGGAGAGTCATAAACCAATGCATTGCTGGTCCTTGATTTTAACCTCGATTTTGTGCAAGTTAATCGGACCAGAGATTGAATACAAGCTGCATAAACAAGACCCCTGGATTTTATACCCGCAACAGATAATAGTGTAACCATAATGATATCTTACATGCTACATAATATATCATTAGATATTCCTAAAATGTAAACGTTAGGTCACGTAGGTGTTAAGGATCATATATCATTTGTAACCATCCTACATGGTATGGCGGTGAGCCACTAGACTCGCAATCGATGATACATGATACATCTTTACGATTTCTCTATGATGATCATCCTCATACCAAGATACCGAGTTTACCGACCCTGCATGAaataagaatgatgaacttgtATTCACCAAATCAAGTTATAAGTTAATCATCTCATCTAAGTTTAACAAACCATTGAAGTACAAAACCCAAATTATTCTTAAATTATAGCTAGGAAATAATAGTAATGAGACTATACATTGCTCATAATTCTAGTGAACATACCAGTTAAAAGGCCCACAATAATTTCTCACTTAgggaaaaaaaacttaaaaaaagatcaattataaaaaaaacattgattACCATACGCAATTGAAGAGATGATAGCAATATAATAGAAGATCATAATTTGGGAAAGAAATGGTGGTAGATGTGGGGTTGGGCGaagcaaaacaaaatgaaagttAATATTTAGCAAAAGGAGATTAGAAAGGTGagaagctttttttttttctgccaAAAGTCAAATAGAGAGAGCCTAGCTAATCACTAATCATATCTTCACCGCCGATTCAGAGAGCGTTAGATTTGCACCCAAGATTCATCATCATTTCCCTAGCTAGCtctaataatatttctttttggTGCCCCAAaagaaaccctagaaattgataGATGGATGAATTATTACtctcttattttattttccttttcgaTCTGATATAGTTTGCGGTGACATAATTATATGTTCACTCGATATTTTTTATATGAGTTACTCCTAACACTGTGACTCATCTAAAACCATCTCCGACCCAAGCTTATTAAGAATTTAAGATATAAAAGGCTAAAATTTAGCTCTAAGAGATAACTCTTCTAATTAAGGGATTAAGAGTTAACAGATTATAATGAGAGGACGAAATGCTTTTGAGtagattttgatttcatttatttatttaatagaTTTCTATAtctaattataattataattttatattaatataattaatttaaaatttaatgattagtacaattattttaattttaatgattaacacaaaatttaaattagtattaattttaaattttgttgattaatacaattaatttaattttgatgaataatacaatttaatttaatttgtatgattaataaaattattttttatttttattggttattaaataattaaaattaagaaTGGTCTCCACTTAAATggattaaagaaaataatctATATATTTATGTGTGTATAATAGAGGTGGCAAACAGGCCGGCAGACCCGACCCATTTAAGCGGGCTAAAATCGTGTTCGGCCCGACCCATTTATTTTTCATGCTGAGCTCGGGTCGGctcatttaattaaatattaagccCGGCTGGGCCAAAAAGCGAGCCAGCCCAGCATATTAGTATTATAAGATACAATTAACATAAACAAATCgtgtaattaaaatatttgtgttatataactatttagaataataaaataaataaaatattataataaatttaataatcttatttttaaaacgttacatatgtcaaaacgATGACTTTTTATCACTATTTTGatgatatttgtgaaataatgtagttaaaataataaagaaGTTTATaatattcaattctcattattataattatttaaatattcatataaataatataagtaTGTGTTTAATGGGCTGACCTATGCATTTATTGTGTCTGAACTATGCCGGGCCCATGGGCTAAAATATCTAGGCCGAACCCGACCATTAAAATAACAAACTCGGGTCGGGCTGCTAACGGGATCAGGTTGTGCTGGGCTCGGACTTTTTGGCCCACTTGTCACCTCcacgtgtgtgtatatatatcccAACCTCATtatatttcttcctttgaagaAAAATGGCCTATATGAACttcactttatatatatattcgaaataaaaaactaaaacaaacttataatacttttttttagaatcgACGCTAGAGCATCAATATATTAATGTGAGGAAATGTACGAGACAATATGAACACACTCCGCCCTCGCGTGTtacaatataattaaaaatgtGCATAACAATCAAAATTCTAAACTAGAATTCCAACTATCCATGTGCTGAATTTCGGAGGTGGGGGCCAAAGTAACCAGTAACTACCACAAAGGGACCAGAAAAGCATGTCACCTAGGGGAGTGAAAAATGTAGGTCTGCATCAGAAACATGGAATGACCATGTAGGCCACCAAGAACCATGCGAAAAAACCCAGGAAAAGCCCAAGTAATCTCAATGTTGCAAACCCTGAAACGGAATCCACGCGTAACAAGAGAACTAGgtaacaaaacaaacaacttTATCCTGCTACCAGGATCCCAAATCCTAGCCTAAGTGTGTGCATGCCTTGAGTACAAAATGGGTCTCATCAGCCAAACACCACCCAAGCGTACCCAAAATTGCTTTGGGCACCCAAGGAAGAACAACACCCATATGTTGAGGCATCCACCAGCTCTTTGAACGAGACCAACGCCGGCGCCACTGCCCAAACCACCCAAACGACGAACCACGCTAGAGTTGAGTCACGGAAAGAGGAAAACCAGACCATACCCCAGGTCTTGTCGTATACTCGTATACCACCAACGAGCACCACACGCTATTGGAAACACAATCGGACAAGAGTCATGGTATCTCCGATCTATCAACCAAGGTATTGATAGAAACAAACCCGCCGGATCTGCATCCCTCCGACGAACAACCCGAGACCGTGACAACTACGAAATACCTTCTGCAGCACACCACCGCCGGTGACTTGAATCCCAAATCCGGATCCACGCTCCCCAAGCCAGGCCCGCAACGACCCAGATATGTGTTCTTGTCTCCCTTGGCAGTGTAACCCCACCAAGTGGCTTCTCCGACCACCCGACAACATGCTAGATCTACTCCCCAATCCAAGAAATAAACTTCCCCGACGCCTGAACGAGATCTCTCCCTGGTTCCGTTCCCATAAGGGGAACCCCTTGAATGCCCCTATTAGAGAAAGCAAGGTTGCCGAAGTGACTAAGCCACCGAAGGCTGCCACCCCCTAACCCTAGCAAAGCTTTGCTCGTATTCTTataagaaaagataaaaataacaaaatcatAATACTTAAACATATGGTAACATattcaaatattaaaatataatttagagCTAAAAATTTAGCCATGCTTGTTAGATACGGTTAATGTCACATCAatgaataattttattttaaagagTTGGTTTTGAGGCTTTTTTAGTCTTTTGAATTGGAGATAGAGTAACTATTTTCAGTTCTTTATATGGCTGTTAATTTTAACATGATCTCATAACACGACTCGAAACTTACATGAAATAAAACAAGGTTAAACCTGCACAATTAAAAAACGGGATAATCACGGAATAACCTAAAGACAACAGGTCATCTAAGAAATTACGAGGTTAATAACGAGTGGTGTGTAGCTCATTTGTCATATATCGAAACACACTAACACGCTTATGACTTATGAGACATGcatattgataggagcactttgtgcgacgtttttaacatgtttttacctcaatttgtactttgcttagcccttattgttgtactattgagtcattgagtcgtagtaagagtcttgagcggtattgaatgcatttttgtgcttacatgagttaaaacacataattggtttagagtcctagtttgactaggaatccttgttaggttttaaaactaattatctcttacttatgatttgattttcttattttcagattggattgaagagataattaaagaaaaaaaatggagccaagtcatgcaacaattaaatagaagatgatcattagaggcataaaacatggcatgttttagggaataaaacatgacatgttttagggattagagcatgacatgttttagggaataaaactttccatgttttatggattaaagcatggcatgttttagggaataaaactttccatgttttagggattaaagcatgacatgtttatagcaagaaagaagcaatttcaaaccctccatctttcctctatatatacatggcttcacctctcaaataggatcacttctcattagcattcaagagccaaaactctaccaaaacactaccataaacttccctcacaaattagccaagccgtccaccccaaaaccatcatcatctccaccgagtttcaccattgaagacacacctccaaggttcctacaacgtgtgattctcgcaactcatctccatggcttcgtctatttgtgttaatctacaattatttgtctatgaagattgtaagttgttgtttatgtggaaatattggttttgtatttgttttaaatttcagttgtatttgatatttttttgagactatgccaaatctatgttcttataattaatgagtttgtatttctattgttgtgttttaatcatctttctcatatttttagataattttcagatatgtgcatatgaatttagtggttggatgcaatccctaagattgtgtttgagtgctagattcatcaaccatattgacacaaatcgaatcatgccctaagtaggttcggtttgtgttgattaaaagtggtaaaaattctggaaatttgcatgtgaaaccatggtgggtgacggcacacatgaaacatgtctccaacaaagatttggtgcttaaatgtaatcttgtttgatttctactctaagtgttattgaattcgattgcatgcaaatttagattaggccctaagtcaatctaaatgttaattgaaatcttgcatgattagatgatcccctaaggctctaattgtattggtgtctaaaaagtatgtaattggtcgaattagaatgcatgataggttcgaacttgtaattatgtggtgtaatggtaaatttggtttaagtttgttaaagagaaatcgatcatgtaaatagtaatttaggttttattttagtagttaataatcaatctcaaaccccccattatttgttaacactaaaagtttagagttcccttcaattccccggaaagaacgatccctgcttattctatactaacaatgatgttttacagagtttattatagacgttttaacaaaacgctctatcacatATTTCATGTTTTTGAGGTCAAATGGCAACATGTATTGCACTCGGCTTCATCAGTTTTAAGGTCTCTTCCTTAGATTACTTACACTCTTTTTGGAATTTGTGTTctatcttcatttttttaatcatgGACTTcatctttaaatttcaaaagcgacttttagagagagagagagagagagagagagagagagagagagagagagagagagagagagagagagagagagagagagagagagaggtgtgaATTGTGAAAGCGGGGAAAAGCAACAAGGAAAAGTGGTAAGGTTTTTGGTTACTTTCAATCTTAAAAAATAATCCCTTTTTGTTTCTGTATATCCTGGAAGTTTCAGAGAGACACCCGCAGACTCATGTGCTTTTAATCCATAGCACTGCTGCTACTTGGTCTCTTTCGTATATAGATATGCTTGGATAGTTCAAGACTTCAAGCTACTTTCTTTTTTCGTGAAGCTACTTTCTTTTTCGTGATCTAAGCACTTCACtgttttagagagagagagagagagagaggcgggaggaggagaagaagaagagtcatAGATGACATCCACTACCTCACAGGCCGTGGTGAACCAGCAAGGCTTGTTTGATCAGAACCAAGATCAGGCTCCTATACAGATGGGTTTGTTTTCTTACCCACCAGATAACTTGACCTTTTCTTCGCTGGGATGCCAACAATCTCTCAAAGCATTGAGTTCCTTACCTTCTTCACTTGGTTCTGATTATCACCATGCACCTTCAACCAATCTTtctgaaaccctaatcccatcTCTTAATACTCCTCTAAAGCATAGAGAGGCTCATATCACTTCTGAATTCGGAGGATCCCAGCTCCTTTCTTTGCAAAGATCTAGTGCAAATCTCTGGTAAATATCGTAAAATTTACGTGCAGTACTATTAACTAATACTAATCACGATCTGTTAGAATAAAAGTATAATATTAACTAATTATTGATCATGATAATGATGGCGTATATGTTCTTCATCGATTTAGGGCATGGGGGGATCAGGTGAGTGAATGCCTGAACAGCAAGAGATCATCAAACGATATCAACGATCATCATCATGTAGGGCTAGGGGTTTCAGcgttgaagatgaagaagataaaGGCGATTAGGAGGAAAGTGAGGGAGCCCAGGTTTTGCTTCAAGACAATGAGCGAAGTTGATGTGCTTGATGATGGTTACAAGTGGAGGAAGTACGGACAGAAAGTGGTAAAGAACACACAGCATCCCAGGTACATATCTCATAATATCGATTATATTTCTATTTGTAAGATTTATGTACTACTGCACATTGTTTTTctgttgtctttttttttcttgctttATGAATCAGTTGtatttttcaaagaaaaagttCAAATGTCCCGATGGATTTTAGCTCCGGTTGTACCCCATACACATGATATGTTtgttcctctctctctctctctctctctctctctctctctctctctctctctctctccctctctctctcactatTATTGACATTGTTATGATTATGATCATTAGGCTTTTACAGGCTTTGATGCCGGAGATTTGATGGGTAGATGTGTCTGAACAATTTACAATATAATTGAGAAAAGTAATTAACTCcgaccaaaagaaaaatgataacAGATACACTTATAATTACATTATAGAGCCGTTGTCCTTGCCAAAAAGAACTAATTATTAGTACTCAGAAAGTAAGTTCTTAATATTCATAAAGATCATCACCGTCAATTGCCGATTTTGCAAACTTTCAATGATATATAATGCTTAACTATATGCAATAGAATTTAATCCACTTGGAAAAGATTGAATAATGTATTTCGGAGATTAATTAGCTTCTGCTCATGTGGAGGGTACATGCATTCACAACAATTAATTCAGTGTAATTAAGAAAATGTTAACAAACATCCTTGTATCTTTGTAAGAATTAAGAAGCTGGAAACAATATATCTGTGCATAAAGAACTTGCATGCATGGCTTGATTTTCTTCTTGGTCTGAATGGCAGTAATTAACTTGAAGGTTATTATTTTTGCTTAAAGTGATTTCCATTCAAATTCGTTCATTGCAGGTTTATATACAAATATTCACTAgatgtttgtgtttgtgtgtctCTAGTCAAATAAATATGTACGCTGGTGAATAAGTTATCTTACATTTGtgtgtatacatatataatgtaCCTAATACAAAATCCAATATCGAATAACAGAAGCTTCTAAGCAAATTCTATCTGCAGATATGATGAATTCATAAGCTTGTATGTCCAAAAACTCCTAATGTTGCATCCCCAACTACAAAGTGTTGAACAACTTGATTGGAACATGATAAAATGCCATCTCTTTAAAGTAGTTGCAACAGAAAACATATAAACAGCTAATTTGAAACTCATTGTGGATGTATTGAATTTTGTGGATCTTGAGGGAAGTGGCATATCTACAATATAGGTAGTGAACTCAGTTGTATTCATTTATGAATTTATATGTTTTCCTTGTACCAGCCATAAACTCTTAGATATTATTCAGCTTCTACTTTCACTGAAATTTGTTTGTTTGGTTGTTTAATTTTTAGTGGGGTAGCTGTGTCAATTGTTCTCATACAGGTTTCCTCTTTCTGTGTCCACATATTTCTGGGTCTTGTACCCTTAATTAGCAGGGCCTTGAAATATTATAGGAAGGTTAAATTTGTGTACATATGTCTAACATGAAGATAGTGCCATTGGCATCTGTAATCATGATTACTTAACTTGAAATTCCTGCCATAATTTTCCAACATATGCATTTGAATAAGTCCAGCCGCAAAATTCTTTTGAAATCGTCTGAGCATTAAATATGCATGATTCCTTTTATGTCCAGCATAATCATGCATGCCTTCTCCAATGATTAGTAGTTGATTGTTTATGCTGTTTATTGCTGTACAAAGATCACTGTCCAAACTACAATGTCAAAAGTACTTCCTCTTAGAATTTTTTTCTAGCTTGAACTTGGCTCCTTTAACTGCTGGACTAGGAACTTCAATTTATGTCAATGATTTACCAACCATTCAATTGGAGTTCACCAGTACTGAAGGTCCTATGACATTACCtattataaaaatttaagCCAAGATCGGTGTGGAGACCGAGTGAAGATCAGATGAAATGCATGCCGCATTTTAGAAAGATATATGGACTCTAAATAGTTAAACTATTAGAACATATGGATTTTTATGGTCTAAATAAGATTTTAAGAGACTTTGCAGTAACAACAGTGCATGAAGGAGATGATTCTAATGATATATGCATCGAGAATCGGCTTCATTAATcgaatcagaaaaaaaaaaaacttgcatcACTAGGAAACCGGTGCAGTGCAATTTCTGgctacttatatatatatatatatatatatatatatatacatatatgttttTTAGATGTTGTGTGTAAAAGTAAGCAGATAATCTATTTGGAGTTAAGAATTAGAGGTTAAGTTCTGTCCCCAACTAATCTTCTGCATGCTGGGATAATTTGTTACTTCATTTCCCATTGATACATGATACTTAATTTTGTAAAGAAGCTCTCCGTTTCTTCGAACAGACCTACAATTATAACTGTCTAAGTTCATAGAAGAACTGTTGACATTTTCCTGGGTGATCTTTAATTTATGTACCTCAAGTTTGATCCATAACAATAAACACTGATGATGTCTCTCTCGAAATGCATCGATCATGTTCCCTGCTCCCTGAAGCATCGTTCTAATTGGTTCTGTATGATTTATCATATTCAGATGGTCACTAAAACTCGTATATTCATGCATGCAGGAGCTATTATCGTTGCACCATGGACAACTGCCGTGTAAAGAAACGAGTAGAAAGATTAGCTGAGGATCCGAGGATGGTGATTACAACATACGAAGGGAGACATGGACATTCTCCATCTCATGATCTCGAAGATTCAGAATCCCCATCTCACCTAAATAACTTCTTCTGGTAGACTCAAGTTAATGCATGTATGTGTGAAATATTACGTGTCAGTTGAGCTAATGAATTTGTGAAGACGTACATGTGATCAACGTTGAGCATTAGGTTTGGCCTGCGCTTTGGTTTTGTGTTTATTGGCAGTATCGGAGATTGAGGATAATAACGGTAGATGGATATGGTGCTCCGATGCCCCTTTTAGTTGGGACTCCAGTCTCCGACCCCTACTGCTGTTTTCGTaatgaataaaataaaatgtaattttgcGCATGTATTGGTTGCACTACTGGAGTTTAAACTTGCAGTACAACATTGTACAACATATCGTTGAATCGCAATTGCTCATGTTTCATGAAACGTAATTTTTCTGTTTTGCATACTTTTGTACTCTCCTCATTCATACATGGATTTATTTAGTCAATGATTAAAAAGATGTAATCTGTTAACAACAGAAGGGACTCAAGGGATGAGAGCACTGGTTAATGGTTAATCATTAACCACTGGGCCAAATGGTTAAGCATATCATATTATCATTCGATACTTAATTTGTGCTACTAGCTAGGTTAACTATTGCTATAGACTTTTTGTGTTGATGACAATAAGCCCGTTATAGAGAAGCGAATAAGTGGAGAAAACACCTTGACGTGAGAGTACATATCATGTTATATACATTATGTACTACACTGAAGGGAAGCGAGGTAAAAAAAAAGCCGATTGGTAACATATTGTCAACAGTTTCGATCGTGAACATAGACTATGTATTAGCTATAACATGATTGAATGTTTAAAACTACAAATAATTATCGATCATTCATCGTGATATATTTGAACTTTTCGTGCATAAGTTCGTTGAGGCGCCGCTCCAGGGTCTCTCGCCAAGAAAATAACTATGTTCTCAAAAATTCAATTCACTTTATTGAAATAATATTGAGCAAAGCATGAAGAGCAGAACATGatcaaactctaaaatacTCTAGAGCAGTACAAGAAAGAAATTAAGCTAGGAAAAGAAAGGCCACCACTACAGTCCTATTTTCGATAACGATGTAACATATCGATCTAATTATTTAGTGCGGTGATTACTGATTATTGCATCATTTTAACCTTTGAAAAGTCCATGTTCGGATTCTGTTCCATgaacttcttcatcaactCCTGCTGCTGCATCTCATCACTAGTTGGACgtcccatctgcttctgcCTCTGATCAAACATCATCTTCTCAATCGTCGCGCGCGTCTCGGAATCCAGGTCGGATAGTTTACTAGGCTCCGGTTCAACCTTTTGAGTATCAATCTCTGGATCACCTTTCATCAAAGACTTCCACCAGTCTGTTTGGTCTTGCTTTGTCAGCAGAATTGAGACCGCACTTTGATCCTCTATGCTCCACAAACAGTCATCAGGCATAATAGACTTGAACAATTCACCGTTGATGATTGCTGGCTGACCCTTGAGTCCAAATTTGAGATGCTTCGCCTTTGCCTGGTACACAACATCCCTTGATTTAGTTCCGGCAGGCACTGGGATCACTATAGTAACTTCTTGTAGGCTCTGTGTCCAGGAGTACTTCTCCATATCAAGGCCATTCCCTTTGTTCGGAACTAGTTTCGAGCCTTTGCCTTTGTCATCCTCTTCCTTGGCCTTTGTCTTCTCTACCTTAGGCGATGATGATGACTCAGAGGGTGGTGCGGTGACTTTGGTTTGAGTTTCGGTTTGTTCTTCTTGGAAGTCTGATATTATCGCCATGGATCAACGAAAGTTGTGAAAGAGATTTAGAACTGAGATTCACGTTCTTGATTGAGAGATCGAGCAACTCAATTGTCTTGTTAGTTTATTCTCTACAAGCGAAGGTATTAATTATAGATAACATTATCAACCAAACTTGGTTAGGTTAtggagaaaaacaaaagaaacctAATCACACTAGGactagaaaaaatataatcaacCTGGAAAAGGAAACCTAGCTACACTAGGAATATATAACTTAACAGTCTTTGAGTTGAAATATCTGGTTCCTCTCATAATCAACCCAGCGCGCCAACCAATTACTATGGCGGATTGGAAACTAACTACCTCTTATTCATAAGTATCCTTAATTATGTGACATATCATGCATGTTTCTCTAACCTGTGCACAGGATTATAAAATTTCTGGGTCATGCACGTCTAGCTATTGTAGAAGGGTGCATAATTTGAATTGCTATTGTAGAAGAAGTTAATACTGCTGCGTTTACTGTACGTAGTGAGCAGCAATTTTCCTTTTGAAAAGGTTTTTGCAACAATAATCCCTACAAACATTGAGTGGATCGGACAAAGACAACCGAAAATTTAAATGATGTAGATCTTGTCAAGCATTGCTTCTGAAGGAGAGAACCAACTATATATGTACCATTTTTACAGTGTATATCCAGATTTGACCTTTTAAGTATCGAAATTTGCCAACTTTTGAGATTTTCTTGTGGAAACAAAAACTACTAATAAACGATAATCGTTGTATGCAATACACTTTAGCGCATCTGGTGTAGTGGTATCATAGTAGCTTCCCACGGTACTGACCAGGGGTCGATGCCCTGGATGcgcattttattttatattgatAGCCCATCATTCTTTGCTGTTTTTTCTTTGGCAATTTAAGCAAAACCATCACACATGAATATAAATTTTGAAGAGGTGAATAGTTACAGTCCTAAGCAGTTGAATAAGTACACCTCATATTGAACAGATCATGTGGCTTCTGCTCTTGTTGGTGATCTCTTTGATAATTAGTTAATTATTTAATGAGAACTTGAGAAGAGGTGATAAGCTAGTCCTAACCAGCCCGTTATGACACGTTACGATTACGAGGCACTCATTAGGTCAAATACTCAAATTTATACCAGTGAAGTCGAGGCAGCATTAGCTGCCAATATAATCAACAAGACGATAATTTCATTTGTCTTAGGTTGACCGTAAAAATGTTTCCTT
This genomic interval from Argentina anserina chromosome 1, drPotAnse1.1, whole genome shotgun sequence contains the following:
- the LOC126788720 gene encoding probable WRKY transcription factor 13, whose amino-acid sequence is MTSTTSQAVVNQQGLFDQNQDQAPIQMGLFSYPPDNLTFSSLGCQQSLKALSSLPSSLGSDYHHAPSTNLSETLIPSLNTPLKHREAHITSEFGGSQLLSLQRSSANLWAWGDQVSECLNSKRSSNDINDHHHVGLGVSALKMKKIKAIRRKVREPRFCFKTMSEVDVLDDGYKWRKYGQKVVKNTQHPRSYYRCTMDNCRVKKRVERLAEDPRMVITTYEGRHGHSPSHDLEDSESPSHLNNFFW
- the LOC126797096 gene encoding protein BOBBER 1-like; protein product: MAIISDFQEEQTETQTKVTAPPSESSSSPKVEKTKAKEEDDKGKGSKLVPNKGNGLDMEKYSWTQSLQEVTIVIPVPAGTKSRDVVYQAKAKHLKFGLKGQPAIINGELFKSIMPDDCLWSIEDQSAVSILLTKQDQTDWWKSLMKGDPEIDTQKVEPEPSKLSDLDSETRATIEKMMFDQRQKQMGRPTSDEMQQQELMKKFMEQNPNMDFSKVKMMQ